The DNA sequence acatttcagcgagacaactcaaaggcaaaatccattaaagccaagataatggaattcattgcccttgacaatcaaccgttctctatCGTTGGGGATGTTTGCTTTCGTCactggtacacactaccaagtgtgctattgttcagatgttgccctaccagagttgcacagtaatagcgtcactgctattatcTTCAcgacatactatggaacgccatttgggtctttgcgtgtcaaaaaagatagtgtcactgtcaaagctgtacaaaaaaacaaacacagaccacgaacaatgtgtttacaatactGTGTTCATAATAAAGCATAATTTGTTCAATCGCAACTACTAGGgcagctagctttagcttgggacctagctagcaccaatacaaccagcctgaaaataATAACCAGTAggaactgcagtcattttcactattcttagcaatgattaggaatccttgtaagtaagtattagctaggttgccacttgttgttcgcctattaaaattgaacttcagttcatgaaagtaaatagctaaccagctaattaaccctgttgcccaaagatagcttcatctggctagggAGGCTCAACTGAATGGGGTTATGAGTTGTGAAGCTAGCCATAATAAGGATTacgcacaatagtggaatttgcagtttgccttcaaaataaaagtatgtcattgacagtgatgcaaatgaatacaaatagtagaattatgccgtacttttattttgaaagataaccgcaaagtccactattgtggctaatctttgtggctagcttcacatagatgggtccaagcaccattaatcaaataagaactctcttataaattagggttattttagatgacgaCACCttggctagctaactatatagctcctGAAACAGATTATCTTGTGTTATTTGACATgtgaaatagtgttatttgacatgtcaaatgAACAACGAAAAAGCACAGCAGGTAAATGAAAGAAATAggtttgattatgttttactggtaatggggacatatgtaaatgccaacaaaataactttttggtgtgtgtgtgtcctttatttaacgaggaagtcagttaagaacaaggttttatttacaatgatggtccGGAcggtgctgggccaattgtgcgtcgccctatgggactcccaatcacgtccggatgtgatacagccaggattcgaaccagggacatTGGTGACGCAACTTgcactgggatgcagtgccttagactgctgcgtccttgagtgtgtgttaactatttaactgtactataattttttttacatttttttatttcacctttatttaaccaggtaggctagttgagaacaagttctcatttgcaactgcgacctggccaagataaagcatagcagtgtgaacagacaacacagagttacacatggagtaaacaattaacaagtcaataacacagtagaaaaaaaaggggagtctatatacaatgtgtgcaaaaggcatgaggaggtaggggaataattacaatattgcagattaacactggaggtggaggtggagatattggtgtgcaaaagagcagaaaagtaaataaataaaaactgtggggatgaggtaggtgaaaatgggtgggctatttaccaatagattatgtacagctgcagcgatcggttagctgctcagatagctgatgtttgaagttggtgagggagataaaagtatccaacttcagcgatttttgcaattcgttccagtcacaggcagcagagtactggaacgaaaggcggccgaatgaggtgttggctttagggatgatcagtgagatacacctgctggagcgcgtgctacggatgggtgttgccatcatgaccagtgaactgagataaggcggagctttacctagcatggcctagtagatgacctggagccagtgggtctggcgacgaatatgtagcgagggccagccgactagagcatacaagtcgcagtggtgggtagtataaggtgctttagtgacaaaacggatggcactgtgataaactgcatccagtttgctgagaagagtgttggaagcgattttgtagatgacatcgccgaagtcgaggatcggtaggatagtcagttttactagggtaagcttggcagcgtgagtgaaggaggctttgttgcggaatagaaagccgactcttgatttgattttcgtttggagatgtttgatatgggtctggaaggagagtttgcagtctagccagacacctaggtacttataggtgtcaacatattcaaggtcggaaccatccagtgtggtgatgctagtcgggcatgcgggtgcaggcagcaatcggttgaaaagcatgcatttggttttactagcgtttaagagcagttggaggccacggaaggagtgttgtatggcattgaagctcgtttggaggttagatagcacagtgtccaatgacgggccgaaagtatatagaatggtgtcgtctgcgtagaggtggatcagggaatcgcccgcagcaagaccaacatcattgatatatacagagaaaagagtcggcccgagaattgaaccctgtggcacccccatagagactgccagaggaccggacagcatgccctccgatttgacacactgaactctgtctgcaaagtaattggtgaaccaggcaaggcagtcatccgaaaaaccgaggctactgagtctgccgataagaatctggtgattgacagagtcgaaagccttggcaaggtcgatgaagacggctgcacagtactgtcttttatcgatggcggttatgatgtcgtttagtaccttgagtgtggctgaggtgcacccgtgaccggctcggaaaccagattgcatagcggagaaggtacggtgggattcgagatggtcagtgacctgtttgttgacttggctttcgaagaccttagataggcagggcagaatggatataggtctgtaacagtttgggtccagggtgtctcccccttgaagagggggatgactgcagcagctttccaatccttggggatctcagacgatatgaaagagaggttgaacaggctggtaatagggtttgcgacaatggcggcggatagtttcagaaatagagggtccagattgtcaagcccagctgatttatacgggtccaggttttgcagctctttcagaacatctgttatctggatttgggtaaaggagaacctggagaggcttgggcgaggagctgcgggggggccggagctgttggccgaggtaggagtggccaggcggaaggcatggccagccgttgagaaatgcttgttgaagttttcgataatcatggatttgtcggtggtgaccgtgttccctagcttcagtgcagtgggcagctgggaggaggtgctcttgttctccatggacttcacagtgtcccagaacttttggagttggagctacaggatgcaaacttctgcctgaagaagctggccttagctttcctgactgactgtgtgtattggttcctgacttccctgaacagttgcatatcgcgggactgttcgatgctattgcagtccgccacaggatgtttttgtgctggtcgagggcagtcaggtctggagtgaaccaagggctgtatctgttcttagttctgcattttttgaacggagcatgcttatctaaaatggtgaggaagttactcttaaagaatgaccaggcatcctcaactgacgggatgaggtcaatgtccttccaggatacccgggccaggtcgattagaaaggcctgctcacagaagtgttttagggaacgtttgacagtgatgaggggtggtcgtttgactgcggcaccgtagcggatacaggcaatgaggcagtggtcgctgagatcctggttgaagacagcggaggtgtatttggagggccagttggtcaggatgacgtctatgagggtttTTTTTTTATTCTAGGCCTAATAGCCTATTCAGGGAAAGAAGCAGGCTTGTTCTTGCTAATTTTTCAATGTAAAACAGGCCTACAGCATAGAAAATGCATGTTGGGGTTAAGTTTTAGGAGAGAAAGTGCATTGGTGTGATCACTTTTAGCCTGTTATGATAACATTGTTGTACTGATGCATTGCAAATAGTTGCACAGGACATACAGAGAGATGAGCTCAGTGAAAAAGAAGGCCGAAAGGAATTGACAACCATTAGAAACATGGAAatcgggcctcccgagtggcgcagtggtctaaggcattgcaccaggttcgatcccgggctgtgtcgcaaCCCGCCGCGACTAGGAGACCCATgagacggcgcacaattggtccgggttaggggagggtttggttggctgggatgtccttgtcccatcgcgctctagcaactccttgtggcggccggacgcatgcacgctgacttcagGTCGCCAGCtgtactgtgtttcctctgacacattggtacggctggcttcggggttaagcgagcagtgtgtcaagaagcagtacggcttgtcgggtcgtgtttcagagggcggatggctctcaacctttgcctctccccAGTTCgtacaaaattggggagaaaaaaggatAAGTACAAAACAAGAATAATGGAAACATTGAAATCACTTACAAACCACTTGAGCAATGAGACAATGACATGTTGTATAAGACGTGCAGGCTAAACTGCATTTGTTGTTGAATTGATCAATTTATATACGAGTTAGGCCTAATATTATTTTTCGTTAGGCCTACATGTACATGGAAGTATTACTTGCAGTTGTCACTATGACAATGATCACACCCTGAAAGCactgaatggtctgaaccagtatatgcgttagagacctcatgaatggtctgttTTGCCACTTTATTAATAGGCAGCAAGCAGTGGCATGGCTTGATCAGTTGATTGACAGGTGTAGGACTGTAAAACAAACTTTCCTCTAGTGTGGATGCCCACCTTTGTTTTTAGAGTTAATAGCCAATAGTGTATCATTATAGTTAGTGAATTTGAATTAAATTAATATCAAATGACACTTGTGTACTTTACTTTTATACTCTATAAATGTACTCCTTTAAATCACTGGCGTGCTGCAGTAGAGCGGAAGGAAGTCTAATGCATCACTTCCGTTGTTTGGCTTTGCCCATAGCAACGTTTGAAAATGAGGTGGATCGCTAGTAAGCTGTTATTGGCTTGCTCTCTTGACAGTACGCAAGCGTGATTATTGTGGCTAACTGTTTGTTGTTTGTTACTGTCTGCTAACTTTAGCTAGATTGCTTGCCTAGTGAATTTTACTCCATATGCGGATAGGTTGAAACTGTGATTAAATGTTTCATGTGATGTGTAGCCTTACTACACTGTGATTATCGGCTCTAACTATAACTTTTTTTATTTCTATGATTAGGACGATTCAACCCCATTGTAGATGGTTTGGTTTGAGAGGTCCAAGGAAGAGCAAAGATGAGCAAACCACAGAGCCACAGGAGGCCCACATCCACTATGATGTACCACTTGAGAGCATCTAAGCCAGAGTCTGAGAGGGACTCCGGTTTCTCAGGTGTTACAAACACACGAATGTACACCCTGCCTCTCTATCAACTCTAATCCAGAAATCTAGGCCACCACCATTTCCTCAGCGAAATTGTTGTTTTGAGCACCAGGAGTGGtgacctattttttttttttttgttgctgtggGTTCACTCAGCTATGACTAGGTCAGGGCATGATTCCCATGGAATCTTTACTGTGGCTGTGGAGTTATTACCTCAAGCTGTTATCTCTCTGTTACCCTTGCAAATATTTCCAAAATTGCTCTTCAAGATCTTGGCACAGAAAGAAAACAAAGGCGGTGGTGTTTCTATtaactttttgttttgttttgtttttttctcctTTCCAGATGCCAGCTCTGGGTACCAGAATGTGATGGACCAAACTGACTCGGAGGACATGGTGAGGGCCCCAGGTCCCCAGGTGGCTGTAGCCGGAGGATCCTACCCTGGCCTCTCCCCCATGATCATCATGAACAACATAGTCCTGAATCTGGTACTGTAGACTAAACTGTGCCTTGTTTGTGACCTATGTGCTATTATGCTCTGTTCAGCTTGTAGTTCAGTTGTACTGTGGTTGGGTTTATTAGCTTCAATATTCCAGGGCTCTACAGTGACTTTTTTttacaaggagcacatgtcctcCTAAGTGGAAAAAAATGAAGCACAATGAAAAATATTTTAGTTACTAAAGCGGCAATCCGCATTTGAAACTATAACAAAGCATTTTCCCCACCAGTGTTTTGGTAAAAGgttgagggatggggctggaggaATGTAACCACCCTCAAAATCATAGaaagagctatggatgcaaggactgaccatgcaTTATATCgcaattatagttttaaccatttaACCACACCAGATActtttactttgtttacaaacattggaaaacatgttttatattttgGCTTCTAATGGGGTAAGACGGTTGAACTTAGCTAATGGGGCATTAATAAGTTATgctcttcaagaatcaatgggtttaTAGCATTAATAtatgtccaaaaatggatgtaataAGTGCAGATTGGTGCTTTAATTATAAGACTTGCCATAAATTACAACATAGTGTTAGGAGCACCAGAAAATGTGATTTTTAAGATTGAGATAATATCCTACATTTGGCCTATATCTCCTGAAGAAGTGCTCCCTTGTCTTTTCTGTCTGTGCCACGACATGTTTGCATACTACTGAGGCTGAGGGACAGCGAAGAAATCATTACAACAATTATTACCTTTGATATTTTTATTTATCTAGGTTGCTCCCAGATAAAAAAAAATCCagcacagcaaaatatttaggaGCAAATGCCCTTAAATGGTATCACTGTAGAGCCCTACATTCCTTTAACACAGGGAACAATTACAGTACTGCATTCTTCTTTGTCAATTACTATCTTTTTGTATGATCTAATGAGTGAGATGGTATTATGATGCCCCCAGCCAAGCCCAATGTCTCCAGTAGTAAAGCCCTGGGGCTTCCCTTCCTCCCTGGAGATTCTCCCCCAGTCCCAGGTGGTCCTCCTCCATCCCATGGTCCCCAACGGCAGCAACAACATCAGTAACAACATCTCTCCAAAGCGTTCCTCAGACAAGCACCGGGACTCAAAGAATAACTACCTGCCCATACTGAAATCTTATCCCAAAATCGCCCCTCACCCTGGGGAGAGCTCTTCCAGGAGGCAGGGGGCCTCTTCGGCTGAGAGGGGAAGTTCAACGCCTGGGTATCACGGGAGGCGTAACCGGTGGTATCGTCACCATGGCGACAAACTCTACAGCTCCCATAGCCCCCAGCCAAGGCCTCTGACACCCCTCCAAACAGTGGCCACCTTAGAGGTTGTTGACAAACAAACACAGCTGGCCAGCTCTCAGAAGCTGCCAATACCTGAGTTCCTAGGCATGCCTCACTCCCTGGGCACTGAGGCCACTGCTGTAGTCTCCAATAAATGTGCACCTGTGTCGGAGGCGAGCAGTTGCCAAGGCGACAACGACCGCTGTCAAGACGGCCTGTCCACAGACAACAACAAAGGTAAACGCTTCAGCAACACCTACAACATCCTCAGCAACTCTGGCCTGCTGGGCATAACGCTACGCATCAAGGAGCTGATCAGGCAGAACCGGCGCACCCAGGGCCATTTGAAGCAGCTGCAGGAGCAGACAGATCTGTTTGTGG is a window from the Oncorhynchus keta strain PuntledgeMale-10-30-2019 chromosome 35, Oket_V2, whole genome shotgun sequence genome containing:
- the cipca gene encoding CLOCK-interacting pacemaker a isoform X1 — encoded protein: MSKPQSHRRPTSTMMYHLRASKPESERDSGFSDASSGYQNVMDQTDSEDMVRAPGPQVAVAGGSYPGLSPMIIMNNIVLNLPSPMSPVVKPWGFPSSLEILPQSQVVLLHPMVPNGSNNISNNISPKRSSDKHRDSKNNYLPILKSYPKIAPHPGESSSRRQGASSAERGSSTPGYHGRRNRWYRHHGDKLYSSHSPQPRPLTPLQTVATLEVVDKQTQLASSQKLPIPEFLGMPHSLGTEATAVVSNKCAPVSEASSCQGDNDRCQDGLSTDNNKGKRFSNTYNILSNSGLLGITLRIKELIRQNRRTQGHLKQLQEQTDLFVEALGSGDPLVWTRLQLTLQLDTDPARAEEGQCQAMDPQVILA
- the cipca gene encoding CLOCK-interacting pacemaker a isoform X2, with the translated sequence MDQTDSEDMVRAPGPQVAVAGGSYPGLSPMIIMNNIVLNLPSPMSPVVKPWGFPSSLEILPQSQVVLLHPMVPNGSNNISNNISPKRSSDKHRDSKNNYLPILKSYPKIAPHPGESSSRRQGASSAERGSSTPGYHGRRNRWYRHHGDKLYSSHSPQPRPLTPLQTVATLEVVDKQTQLASSQKLPIPEFLGMPHSLGTEATAVVSNKCAPVSEASSCQGDNDRCQDGLSTDNNKGKRFSNTYNILSNSGLLGITLRIKELIRQNRRTQGHLKQLQEQTDLFVEALGSGDPLVWTRLQLTLQLDTDPARAEEGQCQAMDPQVILA